The Flexibacter flexilis DSM 6793 DNA segment AGGGCACGGGAATAAGCGTAAAGCCAATGAGCATGATAAGTAATAATTTCCAAACAGGAACGCTGCTTATCAACGGAAAAAGAACTGGCGAGGCACTAAAATAAAAGCCGATTGCGCCGATAATCATTCCGACTACAATCATGGGATGTAGGCGGATGAGGCGTCTTTTGAAAAATTCGCGGAGTGTCATTTTCTGCCAACGGTCGTCGTAAGCATGGCCAATCACGAAGCCCGACAACAGAAAGAAAAAGTCAACGGCAAGATACCCGTGATTGATGATTTGTAAGGCGTGGTTGCCACCCGAAAAAATCTCGAAAATGTGAAATATCACGACCGTGATGGCTGCGATACCTCTCAAACCGTCGAGGATTTCGTAATGATTCTTAGAATCAGAAAAAATGTTTGAAGAATTCATCTTAATACTTTAGGGGTTAATTAAATTAATAGGTAAAGTATTTGAGGTGAATTTTTATAGGATTGCAATACTGCAACAAAAGTAAAGCCATTGTCTGAATATACAAATTTGGGCTTATGCAAAATCTAAATGTTGGCGGCTTTATAGCCAAAGAAATACGGTGCTAATCCTTTCGAATAAAATTATTTTTGAGAAGAATCATTGTAAAATCTTAGGTAACCTGCTACATTGCGGCTGTTTAAATTAAGTCTAAATAAGCCATGAGTCAGCCATCATCACCCAAAAGTATCGCCGATTTGAAAGTAGGCCAAAAAGGTCGTATCAATGCGTTTACAGATGCCGAAATGTCGCTAAAACTACTCGAAATGGGCTGTTTGCCTGGTAGTGAAGTGTCGGTGGTCGGGCTTGCGCCTTTAGGCTCTCCTATGTGTATAAATGTATCGGGTTATAATCTTGCGCTACGTCGCGAGGAAGCCGCTACTATCTTGATTCAGTGAGTTTTACGAAATGGCCAATACTTCTAATAAATTAACCATTGCGTTGGTGGGAAACCCTAACGCAGGGAAATCGTCTTTATTCAATTTACTGACGGGCTTGCATCAAAAAATTGGGAATTTTCCAGGGGTAACTGTGGAGAAAAAAGTAGGCGTGGCGCGTCTGTCCGACACGCAAACGGCTACGATTATCGACTTGCCTGGCACGTACAGCCTTTACCCAAAATCGCCTGACGAACAGGTGGTTTATGATGCACTGAGCAACACCAAAGACGAACTTTATCCTGATGTGGTCGTGGTGGTGGCCGATGCCTCCAATCTTAAACGTAACCTATTGCTTTTCACCCAAATACACGACTTGGGTTTGCCT contains these protein-coding regions:
- a CDS encoding FeoA family protein, whose amino-acid sequence is MSQPSSPKSIADLKVGQKGRINAFTDAEMSLKLLEMGCLPGSEVSVVGLAPLGSPMCINVSGYNLALRREEAATILIQ